One stretch of Cottoperca gobio unplaced genomic scaffold, fCotGob3.1 fCotGob3_316arrow_ctg1, whole genome shotgun sequence DNA includes these proteins:
- the LOC115005531 gene encoding chymotrypsin A-like yields the protein MAFLWILSCLAFTGAAYGCGSPAISPVITGYSRIVNGEEALPHSWPWQVSLQDYTGFHFCGGSLVNENWVVTAAHCNVRTSHRVILGEHDRSSNAEDIQVMKVGKVFKHPRYNGFTINNDILLIKLASPAQMNMRVSPVCVAETGDDFPGGMKCVTSGWGLTRHNAPDTPALLQQAALPLLTNEQCRRFWGNKISNLMICAGASGASSCMGDSGGPLVCEKAGAWTLVGIVSWGSGSCTPTIPGVYARVTELRAWMDQTIAAN from the exons ATGGCCTTCCTGTGGATCCTCTCCTGTCTCGCCTTCACCGGCGCCGCCTACG GCTGCGGCTCTCCCGCCATCTCCCCCGTCATCACCGGTTACTCTCGTATCGTGAACGGAGAGGAGGCGCTGCCTCACTCCTGGCCCTGGCAGGTGtccctgcag GATTACACCGGCTTCCACTTCTGCGGCGGCTCTCTGGTCAATGAGAACTGGGTGGTGACGGCCGCTCACTGCAACGTCAG GACGTCCCACCGTGTGATCCTCGGAGAGCACGACCGCTCCTCTAACGCTGAAGACATCCAGGTCATGAAAGTCGGCAAG gTGTTCAAGCACCCCCGCTACAACGGATTCACCATCAACAACGACATCCTGCTCATCAAGCTGGCCAGCCCCGCCCAGATGAACATGCGTGTGTCCCCCGTGTGTGTGGCCGAGACCGGGGACGACTTCCCCGGAGGCATGAAGTGTGTGACCAGCGGCTGGGGCCTGACCCGCCACAACG ctcCTGACACCCCCGCCCTGCTGCAGCAGGCCGCCCTCCCCCTGCTGACCAATGAGCAGTGCCGTCGTTTCTGGGGAAACAAGATCAGCAACCTGATGATCTGCGCCGGAGCCTCCGGAGCCTCCTCCTGCATG ggCGACTCTGGCGGTCCTCTGGTCTGTGAGAAGGCCGGAGCCTGGACTCTGGTGGGTATCGTGTCCTGGGGCAGTGGAAGCTGCACTCCCACAATTCCCGGCGTGTACGCCCGCGTCACCGAGCTCCGCGCCTGGATGGATCAGACCATCGCTGCCAACTGA
- the LOC115005529 gene encoding chymotrypsin B, with the protein MAFLWIVSCLAFVSAAYGCGTPTITPQMTGYARIVNGEEAVPHSWPWQVSLQQSNGFHFCGGSLINENWVVTAAHCNVRTYHRVIAGEHDKGYGSNEDVQILKPAKVFTHPQWNPRTISNDISLIKLASPARLGTNVSPVCLAESADVFAAGMNCVTSGWGLTRYNAPGTPNKLQQATLPLLSNEQCKKHWGSNISDVMICGGGDGATSCMGDSGGPLVCQKDNAWTLVGIVSWGSSRCSTTTPAVYARVTELRGWVDQILAAN; encoded by the exons ATGGCCTTCCTCTGGATCGTGTCCTGCCTCGCCTTCGTCAGCGCCGCCTATG GCTGCGGCACCCCCACCATCACCCCCCAGATGACCGGCTACGCCCGCATTGTCAACGGAGAGGAGGCCGTGCCCCACTCCTGGCCCTGGCAGGTGTCCCTGCAG cAATCCAACGGCTTCCACTTCTGTGGTGGATCTCTGATCAATGAGAACTGGGTGGTGACCGCCGCTCACTGTAACGTCAG GACTTACCACCGTGTGATCGCTGGAGAGCACGATAAGGGCTACGGCTCCAACGAGGACGTCCAGATCCTGAAGCCCGCCAAG gtgtTTACCCACCCCCAGTGGAACCCCCGCACCATCAGTAACGACATCAGCCTCATCAAGCTGGCCAGCCCCGCCCGCCTGGGCACCAACGTGTCCCCCGTCTGCCTCGCTGAGTCTGCTGATGTCTTCGCCGCCGGCATGAACTGCGTCACCTCCGGATGGGGTCTGACCCGCTACAACG CTCCCGGTACTCCCAACAAGCTGCAGCAGGCCACTCTGCCCCTGCTGTCCAACGAGCAGTGCAAGAAGCACTGGGGCAGCAACATCTCCGACGTGATGATCtgtggaggaggagacggagccACTTCATGCATG GGTGACTCCGGCGGCCCTCTGGTCTGTCAGAAGGACAACGCCTGGACCCTGGTCGGTATTGTCTCTTGGGGAAGCAGCCGTTGCTCCACCACCACTCCCGCCGTCTACGCCCGTGTCACCGAGCTGCGTGGCTGGGTCGACCAGATCCTCGCCGCCAACTAA
- the galr1b gene encoding galanin receptor type 1b isoform X3 has product MLLPGNKSSSWAELPESNRSEAPGGGGGPGLEAVIVPVVFGLIFVVGVVGNSLVILVIGKVKYGGVGGGSGRRSGNPTNIFILNLSVADLSFLLFCVPFQATIYSLPQWVFGAFLCRFGHYFSTVSMLVSIFTLAAMSVDRYIAVVRSKKSPCVRSRRNALAGVCVIWTLSVVCSVPVAQHQFLTSHPNAPNSTFCWEEWSGASRLSYKVSVLLLGYLLPLLLICCCYTRVLFHLHKKMKNMSKKSERSKRKHSASCSGNRRFRRSSSSSLPSLSAGCPTTS; this is encoded by the exons ATGCTGCTGCCGGGAAACAAGTCCTCCAGCTGGGCTGAACTCCCGGAGTCCAACCGCTCCGAGGCGCCGGGTGGCGGCGGCGGTCCCGGGCTGGAGGCGGTGATCGTGCCGGTAGTGTTCGGGTTGATCTTCGTGGTGGGGGTAGTGGGGAACTCTCTGGTGATACTTGTGATCGGGAAGGTAAAGTACGGAGGTGTTGGAGGAGGAAGCGGGAGGCGCTCCGGCAACCCGACCAACATCTTCATCCTGAACCTGAGCGTGGCGGACCTCAGCTTCCTGCTCTTCTGTGTCCCCTTCCAGGCCACCATCTACTCCCTGCCGCAGTGGGTGTTCGGAGCCTTCCTCTGCAGGTTCGGACACTACTTCTCCACCGTCAGCATGCTGGTGAGCATCTTCACGCTGGCGGCCATGTCCGTGGACCGCTACATCGCGGTGGTGCGCTCCAAGAAGTCTCCGTGCGTCCGGAGCCGCCGAAACGCGCTGGCCGGGGTGTGCGTGATCTGGACTCTGTCTGTGGTATGCTCGGTGCCGGTAGCCCAGCACCAGTTCCTCACCAGCCACCCCAACGCCCCCAACAGCACCTTCTGCTGGGAGGAGTGGTCCGGAGCCTCCAGACTGTCCTACAAGGTGTCCGTCCTACTGCTCGGGTacctgctgccgctgctgctcatctgctgctgctacacCAGG gttttgtttcatcttcataaaaagatgaagaacatGTCCAAGAAGTCCGAGCGCTCAAAAAGAAAG cattcgGCAAgttgcagtggaaacag